The Arachis ipaensis cultivar K30076 chromosome B03, Araip1.1, whole genome shotgun sequence region CTTGTGTTCTCCAACAATTCATTGCGAAATATCAGAGCTCAATTTGCAGAAAAAAGATTCCCTCTCTGAGATTTTACATCATTTTGCAGAAAGACATTTTATTCTTCGGGGGCAAAAGTGTCTTTCATGTTGGAAGGATTAGTTGATAGATCATGAGAGTACTTCAGTGGGTTATTCCAAGCATTTAACTTATTTTACTATCATATTATATTGTGTGTTCTATACTTAAATGCATAAACTATTTATTGTTTTAGTCATCATTGGAGTTTATCGGGATAAAAGAAGACAACACCACTAATAAAAGTATGCAACTATTAGTGTTTGATAATTCTACAGGGGATAACATTGTGTTCAAGAAATGAGCTGTTGTATTCACCCTAATACAATCATCATAAATTCATAATATTGTATCTCATTCAAACTCTCTCAAGGCTTAAGGGACCATTTGGAATTAAAAAAGTTTAAGCTCCTTGATGAGTAAGGATCATTGAGCCAACACGAAAAATTAATTGTCTTGGCATAATTCTAATAATATATAACtccaaggtaaagaatcattTTTGTCCCAAATGTTTGTGGCGaatattatttttggttttatttgTGCCCCAAAAGTTTTAAGAGTAACTTAATGTTATTCTCATTTTTAATTCAACCAAAAATAATAACGGAGATATATATCTTTCCAAATTctttttttatgcaatttagtagagaaaaatagaaaatgtAGTTTTATATAGATATAAAAACTTGATGATGATGTGGAATGGGGGAGAATACCATAATATCTAAATATTTTATAAgttaattttcctttaatttagattttgttttcaattttattatttttaacctttagtttttatttaattatttttaaatttattcacAATAGTATACTAAGAGTATGGGTATGGCACATGCAATGTTTACTATATATGTCACCGTATTCATTAgtaatttttatgaaattaaagatGGGATAACATCGaatcattttaaaaatatttgtgatACAAGTAGAAGGAAAAACATTAGAGATAATATTAAGGGTAATACTACACTGAAGAAtgaagttaaaaattaaatataattttatttttcacccAACATCAttcttcattaaaaaaaattaatattaaattattaatatgaaTACTTTGTCATATATGATTATATGACAAAATAATAGAAATAAGCAACATAGCAATAGCATATTCATTTAGATTATTttaataagaatttaattttgatatactgtTAATGCGTGCATCAAATTATGTAATGATATACcagtaaaaataattactttttacaTTAATCACGTGAATGGTTATCCAAAAGAACGAATATAATTGTACGACATGTAAAACGCTTACGAGAACAACAGAGCTAGTGTTGAAAAAGGGGGCAATGTccccaaattaaaaattttaatatataaaggtcactaatttttatatcaaacctctttagttttattttttttttagagttatatttttatactaaCCCCCTCCTAAGAATTACTTTAACTCCTGTCTCTGTATTTTACATTGtcagtatatcaaaattaaactcttttaataataacaaaaaaaaattgaatattaaTTCTATTTATAGTTGTAAAGGCCTAACACATCGTGTAAAGATTgtaaattttgtgcatatttaaaaaaaatagtggAGTTATAAAAAAGAAaggttaatttaatttatatttttatttatcattatatttgagtgtgatacATCAGTTTCCGTATACTGAAAGTTTCACATAATTTAACTAAATTCATatgtaataattatttttaggtCAAAGTTAATTACGTAAAGACTGATATGAAGTATGTAAAAATATTTGTGTATAATGTGGTACTACTTATTAAtatgtttttaaattgaaataaataattatataaaaacatGAGGAGTGCCAGCACTTAACtatcaaaagaaaattgaataattttctaCCATTAGAtgcaatttcacaccattaaaaacattattgatggttaattgatggctaaaaattacaaaatctatTGGCCCTAGACTTTCTCTAAAAACATATTCTGACTGAATAATTTTAAATTGGTTTATTTTCTAACAAAAAAAGGTTTATTTTGCAAATGGACATGCAAACTCTTAAAAACGGGAAGAGTGAGGTGGGTGTATGTGGAAATTTTGAAATTCGGGAATATAACCGTCTGAGCGCGCGCAGACGCAGGTAGCTTTGAAAGCTTGAAACTCAACTTCCCTCGATAAGCGTCTCCTGTGTTCTCTTCACAGAGCTTCCAACCAATTCGCTATGTCTGCAACCAAATCCAGCTCCAGGAAGCGAGTATCCGAACCCGACTGCAGCAAATCCGACAAGAAGAACCGATCAACCACAGACAATCTCGATTTCGATTTCGATCTCTCTGAGTTCGTCTTCCATGCATCTCATTACCGTTTATTTGCTTTATTATGGTGAAATCGTGATAAGAATTCTGTATAATTGAAAATCTACGGCTGAATTCCTTTTATTGCAGTGATATCAAAGGAATCGTGTCGGCGCTGCACCTTATTAGAGACAAGGCTCAGAAGGATGGCCAGAAGAAGAACGAAGAAACTATTTCGAGGTATTGTGTTTTTGTATTTCTGACTCGGTCTCAGCTGAAACTTAAGTTTTAACAAGGTTTTTTTGTTGAAGACTGTAACTAGAATGATTGAGTTTCATACGTGTAAGAAGTTCCGAGCGATCTATATTCTAACTTTGGTATTGGTCTTAGATCTCGTTTTTTCGATTACTTGCGGCTTGTGTGATATTCAATTATATGATTTCTAGAAATATGACTGAACTGCAATGTAAGGTTTCCGAGTGgtgttgttttctttttctttgatagTGTGGCTCCTGAGATAAAGGCTATGATTGAGGAATTGAGGTCCAAATTAGAGAAGGACAGGTAAATCCAAATTTAGAATGGTACATGCACGCTGGCCCTCTGTTTAGGCCACATTCTTTGTTTCTGTTTCACTGTACTGACGATTTTCCAATTTCAGGCTAACTTTTGCTAAAGCACTTTCAAAGAGCTCTAAAGAGGTTTGTAGACAGTACACAAGGGTTGATTAGAGATTTAGAGTCATGGGTGGTAAGGGTATCTTACATGTTGCCCAGAACTTACCTTAATTTGTGTTTGTGATTGTGAGCATTATTGCAGTGTGAGAGTGCTTTGAAGAATGAAACATCCAAGTTTCAAGCACTTCATGAAAAATTTTCCAAGGACAAAGCTGCTTCTTTACAGGCCTTGAAAGGTATTTTCTGACCCCTAACGTTATCACGGTAGACTAATAGATGATTCAACATCATTTAATATAAGTTTATTTTCTTGCAGTAATAACCTTATGGTATATTGACAAATTATATGAAATGGTATTGTAAATGGATAATTCTATGAAATGCAGTTCGATATATATGCTTTTGCAATTTTTATATTATGGCATTTCTGTATAATTGATCCTGTTAAGATTCTAGTCTACACTAAACTTTTTAGAAAATTGAAAGAGAGGTATTATATTACACACATTGTCAGTCTCTTCACCAAAAACTCGGATTAAATTGGTCTTTTGTGGAGTCGTTGATTGTTTAAGTGTCAACTACAGGCTCTAGCTTGCTGCGGTTTGTAGCAGAAAATGTTTTCTGTAAAAAGATCACGAGTTGCTGGGATCTTAAGACTGAGTGATTTATAAATAGAGTTAAAATTTCTTGGATAAAATCTTAAACACATTTCTCGTTATATActaattggaagttgctaatgTCATGTGGCAGATATTATCTCCAAATTTGAAGAGGAAAAGGCGAAGCTATTCCTAAGATATGAACAACTAAGTAAGCTATCCGCCTtcacgaaaaacagaaaaacgGCAACTGAAATTCACTACTTTATTTACTTGTTTACAATCTTCCCTTCTTAACACTGCTAGTATTTTAGGGAAGAAGGAAAAGAGTATTATATCTGAACAAGAAAAGGCATGCAGTGATAAAATTGCCCAGCTGGAAGAGTcgctgaaaaagaagaaacagGTATACTGAGCAGACCGATCTATGTTTTCAGCAGCATTTTTCCTATGCTTTTCGCAACTCACAAATTACACGTGTATATGCTCACTTATACTCGAGCatctcttatttattatttgttgttattaattccttttCTCACACAGGACGATAAAACTTTCAGCATTTTAAGGAAAACTCTAGGCTCATTCTTGGAAAGTACCTCGGATGATGATTTCCCTCCTGATGACGAGGAGTGAAATACAAGACCCCACAATTCATCCCCAACCAGTCTTTGTAATTCTATTCATTCTATTGGAAATAGTAATCAGTAGTAAAAACAACAGAGCAAATATATTTCATTTTAATCTTTTATTACAGTCAACTGACGGATATATAATGTTTAGAAGACAAATTCCATACAATGTGTGTATGATAAGTCATAAACTGTGCTTATTCAGTGCAATATGTGGTTAAGACATATAATTTTCCCTATACATAATTTGCTCTGATTTTGATGCCTTACTCCacttgctgctgctgctgttctCATACACGGTTGCCAGCTCTAACATCCTCTTGAAGACTTTAAACCGTATAGCTCTTGTAAAAGCCATCTGTTTTCTGTAGGCCTTTCAGTCTGAGTAGTAGAACTATCCAAATCCTCTCATCAATAAGTGTGACAACATAAGGATCATCCATATAATAAGCAAACAAACTGATCACTAACAAGCAGTTTTAGGTAGGGTTGGTTTCCTTTGTTGTTCAGACCATGGAGGTCGCTTGTTGTGTGCCTGAACAAAAATCATGACCAAAATTGTTGTTTAATTGAATACCTGGGTTATTCAGGCAATAAAACATAAAGGCACTGTAGGGAGACCTAGGATCCAATCCTGATAGAAATTTTTACAAGAAACTAAAACACTGTCAATCCTATGTGAGCTGAATAAATTAGTTAGTTCTACTCAGTGTGGATGAATGCCACTAAATTTATACAGAACCACAAGGTTGGCAGGTCGCATTAGTGAAATTCACAGAATGAAACCAAATAGTGAATGAAAGCAGGTAGCATACCCCAATTTCTGTCACAAATCGACATGAGGAACACCTAACTTGTGGAGCACCATATGGGTACATTAGCAATACTGCACAGCCCCCACACTTAACTTGTCCAACCTGATCAGCTGTAAAGAAGGAATAAGCTATTAATATAGTTCCGTAAGGTATATATCTGTATGAGAAATTAAACTGACTAAAAGTTGAAGCATGATATATAGCACCATCAAATCCAAATGTGATAGGTCATTAGTATGAAGATCAGAAAACCATTTTCCCCCTCCTCTCTCAATATTAAAGATATAACTTTGATACAGACATGAAATTGTTTACAGAAGCAAAAGAGAATGCATAATAGGGCAGTTAGACCAACAAGATAATAGTTTATAGAAAGGCATTAAAAGGGTGAACTTTAGACGAATGCTTGATCAAGNNNNNNNNNNNNNNNNNNNNNNNNNNNNNNNNNNNNNNNNNNNNNNNNNNNNNNNNNNNNNNNNNNNNNNNNNNNNNNNNNNNCTAATACAATGTTAACTGTCTGACAGCTCACACATTGGACATGTTTGGCACCTCGCTGATATGCAAGCAGGCGATGGCAAGACCCACAAACTATTTGACCCAAATCTGTTGGCGCACTCACCAGTCAGAGAGTTCTCATCAGGTTCAATACTTTTGGTTAATGCTCATATAATAAAATAGGATTGCAAGTTTGAAGATTTCAATCAAGGACAAAATGGAGACCCCCTGTTCATGAAATCTTAATCGTGCAGCTGCTGATAGCTTAAACtcatgactaatttaaaaaagTCGAGAAATTTCTAGGATAAATCCAACTGGGTATCCTTTAATTAttcaaattcgaaacagagggcAAAGATgataaagaagaataagaatgagTGAATGTAGAAATAGTGACTCACTGGATGGACATCGAGGTGGTGACCGTGACCGTGACTGTGACTGTGGAGGCGGTTGTGGCGGTGGCGTATGGATGGGTTGCCAACCCGGTGGCGGGCCATCGTCGTCTTCTCCTACTTCTCGCTGTGTCTTGATTTCATCAAGCTGCATCATCGCtatactaaaccctaaactatgcCGCCCCACCGCTAATGGCTACTGACTCTGAACTCTGAAGAAGTCAAATTCCGGTTGGGTATTTCTCCATAAACTTTTTggtacttatttatttattgttttattttaaaaatgtgTTAAATAACTAAcatgtataaaatataaatatataatagttattTTTGCTCTTTATGAagcatttttgaaaatattttgttcCAAATTTTAAACAACATANNNNNNNNNNNNNNNNNNNNNNNNNNNNNNNNNNNNNNNNNNNNNNNNNNNNNNNNNNNNNNNNNNNNNNNNNNNTTTTCTTATAAACATTTTAATTAAACTTTAAAGTGTACTAGAATATTCAAatcaatattaattaatttatagacATATGACACgttttgaaaaattacaaaataaaacttaattcaATAATTATTTGTTAATAAAATTGTTTTTGCGTATAATCAATGTTTTTGAGCATTTCTACTAATTTACTATTGGTGATTAAACTGAAAAATTAAGataatttattttctttgaattttttacAAACGTATTTCTGTATGaaaaattacttaaaaaataCGAACATATTCTCTATATTATATTAAATATAGGGTGTTACTTTATTAATTGTTCTAATAAAGTAAGTAAATCGAATTTATACAAATCAACCCAATAATAATGCAAAATGATAAAAAGGAAGCAACAAGTCCATGTGGCATTACAAAGAGAAGCAGCACCATAATTCAGTTAAGTAGTTCATCAAAACTCATTGACTTTCATTGTTTTTTGCTCAATTTAGTACCATGGCGTCATGAATTAGTCTCCAAGTCCAAAGTGAGCTGGCCGCTTCACCCACTGAACAAGTGTGAAGTGTCCACCACCCATGCTAACCAAATAATTGGTCTGAATACTAGACTTAGGTAAACCATCAAATGCACCATTTTTTGAATGAAATGCATTCAAGAGACTACTAAATATATTTTGGCAACCTAACATACACTTGCTTCACCAGCTGGCACATGcatgtatttttatatatagcTTAATTTCTTCAACTTTGAAAGTTTATAAGATTATTCTCTAAGCACCAATTGAATATCCCTTGTGAGTAGTGTGTGTTCAGTTCCATGACAAAGAGCAAGAGAGTCCTCATCTCTCTTATCCTCAGGCTGCTGGCCTTTGGGGCAACTGTGGCAGCAGTGGTGGTTATGGTGACAAGCCATGACTCTGCTCAGGTCCTCAACCTAACCTTCACTGCAAAATATAGCAACGAACCTGCTTTCAAGTGAGGATTTTTTTGCTCTAAATGCGTCATCAACATAAGCATTTCAATGTGACTTAATTATGAGCCCTACATATTTTGTTTATTAATGGTTATTGCTGTCTAGGTACTTTGTGATAGCAGAAGGCATAGCAAGTGCATACAGCCTCATTGTTCTCTTCACATCTTCCCAAAATTCACTTAGGCGTTTGCTTCTCATCTTAGATTTGGTAATCAAAACCAACCATAAACCATTATTTGTGAAATAATATTCAATTTGGTCCGTGAACTTGTCTTGGAGTCTTAATTTAGTTTCTGAAATTTCAATTGCCTCTATTTAGTCCCTAAACTTTGCGAATGTGACTCATGTTAGTACCAGAAATAATTTTCAACGCACACACGACCGAACACTAATGTGGATAGACAGATACCACGTTAAACTCtgtgaaacgacgtcgtttttgtTTTGGCATTCAAATAGCCGAAAAACATTATAAGTTGTGTTTATCGAAACTTTTTCTTCCAAAACAAGTGATTGGGTATCATTTTTGAGCTATTTGAACACTAAAACAAAAACACATCATTTTACAAGTTCCAGTGTGGTATCTAACTGTCTATGTGAGGTTCCATTAACATTTGTATGTCAAAATTTGTCCCAATGACTAATGTGAGTCATAtttgtaaaatttaaaaactaaatagaGACAATTGAAATTTCAGAGACTAAATTAGAATTTATGTGCAAATTCAAAgactaaattaaatattaacttcATTATTTGTCTAACCATTTTCTGTCTCCCTTTGCACCATATATTGTGTTATCTTATTAGTACTAGAAAGAAATGTTTTGTATGTCAAAATTTTGGGAATATTCTTGGATCAGGTGATAGCAATGTTACTGTCTTCGAGCATTTCAGCAGCAGTGGCAATAGCTCATGTGGGGAAGAAAGGCAACAATCATGCAGGGTGGCTACCTATCTGTGGACAAGTTCCTAAATTTTGTGACCATGTCAGTGGAGCTCTCGTTGCCGGTTTTATTGCAGCTATATTGTACTTATTAATCGTGTTATCTTCTATGCACTTTATACTTAACCCTCTCTTCCTGTAAAACTATCCCTTTCCCTGGAAAATGTTAggtcaacaaaaaaaattacaagtTGAAATAATGCTGTTTCAAATCTCTATCGTTATGAAATTATAATATTCGTtcatatttaatattataatgCTGTTTCAAAGAAATATTCTTTTTAAATCTAAAGTCCTTTCTTAGCCTTAATAACCCTTAAAGAAAAATGTAATTTGtacatcaaaataataaatacatatgtggtttaatttatttttataatatatttgtattttagtatgtattttatattagtgactgattttggtgGTTGATAAAAAAAGATAACAATAATAGTTATATCTTTAATATTGAATGGGACATTCTTAAACCTCAATTGTACAGATATTCCATTGGCATGTACttcaaaagaaaaaacaaaaaccatACAAAAACGCACTTTATATAGTTTGTCTAATGACAAAATTGTGATGGAAGCGAAGCACAAAATCCAAATCGCAGAATGCCCGCCAAAATCTGCAGAGTACGAAGCACTGTTACGCGCGGGGCCACGTCTGAAACCTCTCCGGCAAGTCCACGCTCACCTCATCGTCACCGGCTGCCACCGTAGCCGAGCCCTCCTCACCAAGCTCCTCACTTTATCTTGCGCCGCCGGTTACATCGCCTACACTCGTCGCCTCCTAACCACTGTCCACGACCCAGATTCTTTCCTCTTCAATTCCCTCATCAAGGCTTCTTCCAAGTTCCGTTTCTCCCTCGACGCCGTCATCTTCTACCGCCTC contains the following coding sequences:
- the LOC107631231 gene encoding uncharacterized protein LOC107631231 yields the protein MSATKSSSRKRVSEPDCSKSDKKNRSTTDNLDFDFDLSDDIKGIVSALHLIRDKAQKDGQKKNEETISSVAPEIKAMIEELRSKLEKDRLTFAKALSKSSKECESALKNETSKFQALHEKFSKDKAASLQALKDIISKFEEEKAKLFLRYEQLRKKEKSIISEQEKACSDKIAQLEESLKKKKQDDKTFSILRKTLGSFLESTSDDDFPPDDEE
- the LOC107631232 gene encoding protein LOL2 isoform X1, with amino-acid sequence MMQLDEIKTQREVGEDDDGPPPGWQPIHTPPPQPPPQSQSRSRSPPRCPSNLGQIVCGSCHRLLAYQRGAKHVQCVSCQTVNIVLAADQVGQVKCGGCAVLLMYPYGAPQVRCSSCRFVTEIGAHNKRPPWSEQQRKPTLPKTAC
- the LOC107631232 gene encoding protein LOL2 isoform X2, whose protein sequence is MMQLDEIKTQREVGEDDDGPPPGWQPIHTPPPQPPPQSQSRSRSPPRCPSTDQVGQVKCGGCAVLLMYPYGAPQVRCSSCRFVTEIGAHNKRPPWSEQQRKPTLPKTAC
- the LOC107634684 gene encoding CASP-like protein 1C2, giving the protein MTKSKRVLISLILRLLAFGATVAAVVVMVTSHDSAQVLNLTFTAKYSNEPAFKYFVIAEGIASAYSLIVLFTSSQNSLRRLLLILDLVIAMLLSSSISAAVAIAHVGKKGNNHAGWLPICGQVPKFCDHVSGALVAGFIAAILYLLIVLSSMHFILNPLFL